GTGAATGATGATTATGTCGTGAACAAGTTGAAAGTTATCTTGTTTCCATTTACCCACAAGGTAACGTACAAttaagcatttgcattgacgCCTACATTAAGTTTTGctgtatcttcttctttttacagtTCGTTACGAAAATGAActcatttttttcttcattttcatgacACATATGCAGGGACAATGGACTAGGATAACTGAACCAGTTCATGTTAACCAGGGAAAACTATCCTACAAACCTCCAATTTATGATATAAATGCACCTGATCTGTACATTCCATTGATGGCCTTCGTTACCTATGTATTTCTCTCTGGACTCCTGCTGGGTCTTCTTGGGAGGTAAGTCACTCTTGAATCTCAACTTTCTCACAAtattaaagattgatattgagatgcTTGCAGGTTCAGTCCAGAAGCTCTACATAGACAGTTCACAAAGGGATTGCTTGGTTGGATTCTACAAGTGCTGCTTCTTAAAGGAATATTACACTCGTTAGGGAATGACGAAACGCCATTGCTGGATATTGTTTCCTACTCTGGATATGCTTTTGCTGGTGTTGTGATATCCGTGGCCGGCAGAATAATTTTGCTGGGGAATCCTAGTTACTACTACTACACTGTAATAGGATGGGAATGCTTGTGCATGGCTGTGTTTCTGGTTAAAATCATGAAAAGGGTAGTTTTTACTGAAGGATCTTGTAGATACAAATTGTACTCCACCAAGAGACACTATCTTTTGCTTTTGGTTGCTGTTGCTCAGATCCCATTACTATTTTGGCTATGCAACATTTATTAATCTCATTGGACATTAAGTGAAATCTGCACCTGTGCATAGTACCCTGCTGGGCAGGTTGACAAATGAGCAAAGAGAGCAAACATATTATCTGCTTATTCATTCCCTGTACAAGACTTCTAGTGTTTAAGATAATTACATATCGAAGTAGCGACAGGAGTGAGTAATACATTACATTAGCGAGCACAAATTTTTTTACACTCACCTTccttcaaaaaacaaaaatccgTCCATGATTGTTTTGTAACTCGTGGTTTCAACCCGAGCGCCGAAAGTAATACctgcaaaaaaataatatattgtaGAGAAACTATTACATAAGGATATAATTCTGTAAGTTGTGCCTTCTCTATATGTGTAACTGGTTGATTTTCTATCAATACCGAGGATGGAGAAGATACATACACGAAAATCTTGATGCCATACATAGATGCATATTTCCGCAAAAGCCGTTCCACTGTGTACCACTCTGACCGTCCATTTCCACTTTGATATCCAATGCGTGGTAAGTGGATTGACGCTTTAAGATATCAATGCAGTAATAATTGTTAGACCTTCTGATCATATCATAACAagattaaataaaaattaaccgAAAGACCCCTAAACTATTTAAGATCCAATGGTATTTGTATAAATGCACGCAGATAAACATGTATGTCCTACAACTGTGTGTGTGACTTCACAAAATACTAAGCTCTCCATGCGTAAAACAATGGCTCAGATATCAAACTCGTCATATATTCGTCTCACATTAACTCATGAACCTATACGTGTTTTAACCCAATGTGAAAGAAAAGAACAATGAAATATTAATAAATATATAAACAATATGTAAATATTAAAAAAGAAATGTAAATATAGAAAACTTTGACACAATTATCCTTCTAAACTAAATAATATTGGGAATGTTAAATTGTCAACATTGAGTTCTGCCCATGTACAGTGGACAGCAGCATTTGGAAACTTCTTATGCATTTGAGTGCGTTAAAGTTTCTGGAGTAATTATATGCCTAAATGGAACAAGAGATCAGATCATGTCATTGAATATGCCGAATCATAAATAAAAACCTGTGCTAGAGTGATTTAAAAAgatcaataaaattaaagaaaagtcACGACTTGACTGAATTAGAAACATGCAAGTCAAATACCTGAATGCTGAGAGGCAGCATATGATGCCTTTGACAAGCTAGTCTCCAAGTCAGGGATAGAGATATCGCTACGTGGGACCTTACGCCTAGCATTATAGGATTGTACAACAGCCAACGCCACCCACATAGGATCATTTGCATCAGGAGTTTGCTTTTCTTGGTCCTCTAAGAAACAAAAACATGAAATTCATACAAAGGTTACATAAATAACAAAAAGCTCTAAAGTAAAGCAGCAGAAGCATTTACAGATCATACAGACAGACAGTAccgtctatttttatttttattaaatggaGATCACCCATATGAAGGTCTCCAAATTCAGAAGCCCGGTGATAAGCCTCTGGGATACTTGCTGAAAGCTTAGCAAGTGCATCAAACATTCCTCCACGCCCCCAATTTCCAGAATTATCAACACCACTGCAAATAAGCAAATAACCAATTAAATTTACAGAAAACAACGAAATATGCACCTACTAGATTATGATGGTATAAGATTGACTGCATCAACAATGACTAAGAACCTAAACCAGCTGATAACAAATGATTTACATACATACTTACTAAAACCACTAATGATAACAATGGTAAGGATCTCAACAGAGTTGTAAATTACATGAAGCGAAGTACTGGGAGACAGAGAGCTGAATCTTGACCATGGGTGTGAAAGGGGTGGGTTCTGCATACTTGTTGAGCATATTTATTGTATGCTGGAACTAATGCCTGCTCTATATAATCTAAACTTGGAGGGTGCATACATTCGAGTAAAAAGTGCATTACCAAAATGGTAACAAGAAAAAGTAGAAGAAAAAAACTCTGGGAGTCGGCGCATAGATGATATTTACTCAAGAGAAAAATTTCACTCtcattttgagaagaaaaataGTATGAAACATATACAGCCTCTAACTAACATCGGACTTGAAAAGTTTACAGCGTTTAAATAACTAGCCTAGCTAGGTTCGTTATCAACTAAATGACTGTTCTCTTTTCCGTATCTTGGGAAAGGAAACTATAACAGACACCAAGCGAAGCCAAAGGAAGACAAAAAAGCAAACTCAAGAGACACGTCGAAAAGATGAAAGCTAAGTTAGATCAGTTCAACAAGAAAAGCCAACGTGATTGCAATTTAGCATCACATCAGAGCAAAACGAAACCAGGGAAACTTAAGTTAACATCGCATGTCCTTGTGAAGAATGAGAGGAAGTTACCTAAATATGATAGCAGGCTCAGATGGGCTAACTTTAGATGGATCAGTACAATCCCCATACACAAACTGAACCGAGCCCGAGCCAGTCAACATCAGATCTTCATCCGCATTGCAAACAGGAACATCAGTAATAGCTAGCGACTGGTAACCAAGAGTTTCCCACTTCAACAACTTTTTCTCCTCAGCTTTTCTCTTTGCAGCTTCAAGTTTTTCTATCCTCTCGTCGGGTAAGTTTCTTTTGCCCAACACCAGATTGGAGTTATCAGTAGACTGCGATGCCTCTTTGAACTTT
This DNA window, taken from Papaver somniferum cultivar HN1 chromosome 3, ASM357369v1, whole genome shotgun sequence, encodes the following:
- the LOC113359043 gene encoding protein YIF1B-like, yielding MYQYISNDPKSSSNVNGNVQRPSILMNGKKQNPYEKGFMFGAAESELIQSGLIGAYGEKIMESGSKYVQSNMSRYFSDPQYYFQVNDDYVVNKLKVILFPFTHKGQWTRITEPVHVNQGKLSYKPPIYDINAPDLYIPLMAFVTYVFLSGLLLGLLGRFSPEALHRQFTKGLLGWILQVLLLKGILHSLGNDETPLLDIVSYSGYAFAGVVISVAGRIILLGNPSYYYYTVIGWECLCMAVFLVKIMKRVVFTEGSCRYKLYSTKRHYLLLLVAVAQIPLLFWLCNIY